A genomic stretch from Desulfovibrio sp. TomC includes:
- the htpG gene encoding molecular chaperone HtpG, producing MSAAQGETHEFRAEIRKLLDIITHSIYTNREIFLRELVSNASDALDKLRFEQSRGATIADPDTPLEIRIATDKDAGRITITDTGCGMTRDELIDHLGTIAKSGTEAFMRSVAENKDAASNLIGRFGVGFYSVFMVADQVAVTSRSFVPDAAPARWVSDGSGSFTVEDVAGEAPRGTVIEITLKEDTKEYADPERLKAVLRTHSNFISFPIFLNGDKTNTIPALWRESKFSVTPEQYKEFYQFLTHDSDEPLATIHVSVDAPVQFTALLFIPKHGLGPMAFRDQLHHGLDLYVRRVLISRETKELIPEYLGFVRGVVDTEDLPLNLSRETLQENLVLRKIQTILVKQILDKLKALGKEDPAKYNAFFTAHGQGFKLGYSDYAHRDAFAELVRFDSSALDKTDEDVEASSLTSLDDYVTRARDGQKAIYHLSGPSRAALDLNPHLEIFRSKGLEVLYLYEPVDEFIMDSIGTYKELPLKSAELADAAELDAFEGTAETPKAPELTPEESGSLDDFLKAIKEILGDRVTDVRVSTRLTQSPSCLVSPDDRMTSSMQKIMRLVSKDTSVPKKALELNRDHTLIRNLLAIYRRDGADPFIGKAVEQLYDSALLLDGYLSDPHQMVARINDLLSDASALHAK from the coding sequence ATGTCCGCCGCCCAAGGCGAAACCCACGAGTTTCGCGCTGAAATCCGCAAGCTTCTTGATATCATTACCCATTCCATTTACACCAACCGCGAAATCTTCCTGCGCGAGCTGGTGTCCAATGCTTCCGACGCCCTGGACAAGCTGCGTTTCGAACAAAGCCGGGGCGCGACAATCGCCGACCCTGACACGCCGCTGGAAATCCGCATCGCCACCGACAAGGATGCCGGGCGCATCACCATCACCGACACCGGCTGCGGCATGACCCGCGACGAGCTCATCGACCACCTGGGCACCATCGCCAAATCCGGCACCGAAGCCTTCATGCGCTCGGTGGCCGAGAACAAGGACGCCGCCTCCAACCTCATCGGCCGTTTCGGCGTGGGTTTTTACTCCGTCTTCATGGTGGCCGACCAGGTGGCCGTCACCTCGCGTTCCTTTGTCCCGGACGCCGCCCCGGCCCGCTGGGTGTCCGACGGTTCGGGCAGCTTCACCGTGGAAGACGTTGCGGGCGAAGCGCCGCGCGGCACCGTGATCGAGATCACGCTTAAGGAGGACACCAAGGAATACGCTGATCCCGAGCGTTTGAAAGCCGTCCTTCGCACCCACTCCAACTTCATCTCCTTCCCCATTTTCCTTAACGGCGACAAGACCAACACCATCCCGGCCCTGTGGCGGGAATCCAAGTTCTCGGTCACCCCGGAGCAGTACAAGGAATTCTATCAGTTCCTGACCCACGACAGCGACGAACCGCTGGCCACCATCCACGTCAGCGTGGACGCGCCGGTGCAGTTTACCGCCCTGCTGTTTATTCCCAAGCACGGCCTTGGCCCCATGGCCTTTCGCGACCAGCTCCACCACGGGCTTGACCTCTACGTGCGCCGGGTGCTCATTTCCAGGGAAACCAAGGAACTGATCCCGGAATATCTGGGGTTTGTGCGCGGGGTGGTGGACACCGAAGACCTGCCGCTCAACCTCTCGCGCGAAACGCTCCAGGAAAATCTGGTGCTGCGAAAGATCCAGACCATCCTCGTCAAGCAGATCCTCGACAAGCTCAAGGCCCTGGGCAAGGAAGATCCGGCCAAGTACAACGCGTTTTTCACGGCCCACGGCCAGGGCTTCAAGCTCGGCTACAGCGACTACGCCCACCGCGACGCCTTTGCCGAGCTGGTGCGCTTTGATTCCTCGGCCCTGGACAAGACGGACGAGGACGTTGAGGCTTCGAGCCTGACCTCGCTTGACGACTACGTCACCCGGGCGCGCGACGGCCAAAAGGCCATCTACCATCTCTCCGGCCCCTCCCGGGCGGCGCTCGACCTCAACCCGCACTTGGAAATCTTCCGGTCCAAGGGCCTGGAAGTGCTCTACCTCTATGAGCCGGTGGACGAATTCATCATGGATTCCATCGGCACGTACAAGGAGTTGCCGCTGAAATCCGCCGAGCTGGCCGACGCGGCCGAGCTTGACGCCTTCGAGGGGACGGCCGAGACGCCCAAGGCCCCGGAGCTGACCCCTGAGGAGTCCGGCTCTCTGGACGATTTTTTAAAGGCCATCAAGGAGATCCTGGGCGACCGCGTCACCGACGTGCGCGTCTCCACCCGCCTGACCCAAAGCCCGTCGTGCCTGGTGTCCCCGGATGACCGAATGACCTCGAGCATGCAAAAGATCATGCGGCTGGTCAGCAAGGACACCTCGGTCCCGAAAAAGGCCCTGGAGCTCAACCGCGACCACACGCTTATCCGCAATCTGCTGGCCATCTACCGCCGCGACGGAGCCGATCCGTTCATCGGCAAGGCGGTCGAGCAGCTCTACGACTCGGCGCTTTTGCTCGACGGCTACCTGTCCGATCCGCACCAGATGGTGGCCCGCATAAACGACCTGCTCTCCGACGCCAGCGCCCTGCACGCCAAATAG
- a CDS encoding Hsp20/alpha crystallin family protein has product MVIDLSPFYGTTTPFDRLFETLWPSMAISQRSVAYPPVNIGEDDANLYVRCEIPGMAIADLDLTLTDSSLVIKGERKAERGKYYRQERPTGVFQRVVNISAGISREKVTATMRDGLLEVVLPKANENRPQKISIEAV; this is encoded by the coding sequence ATGGTCATCGATTTAAGCCCGTTTTATGGTACAACGACGCCTTTTGATCGGCTTTTCGAGACGCTTTGGCCGTCCATGGCCATCAGTCAGCGCAGCGTGGCCTACCCTCCCGTCAATATCGGCGAGGATGACGCCAATCTCTATGTCCGGTGCGAGATACCGGGCATGGCCATTGCCGATCTCGATCTGACCCTGACCGACTCCAGTCTGGTCATCAAGGGCGAGCGCAAGGCGGAACGCGGCAAGTACTACAGGCAGGAACGTCCCACTGGTGTTTTCCAGCGGGTGGTCAACATCTCGGCCGGCATCAGCCGGGAGAAGGTCACGGCGACCATGCGCGACGGCCTGCTCGAGGTGGTGCTGCCCAAGGCCAATGAGAACCGGCCCCAAAAAATCAGCATCGAGGCGGTGTAG
- a CDS encoding ABC transporter substrate-binding protein yields the protein MRLLSQTILLVAALSVALPAAAADPIRIGAVVSATGPASFLGEPERNTLQMQADALNAAGGLLGRPVEIIILDDETDVNKAVLAADRLLKKDNVVAVVGPTVSGNSLAVAPKIEAAKAPMVSMAAAEKIVKPVNAWIFKTAQSDRLAVGRILAHAKAKGYKKLAILTVSDGYGQAGREVLKEMVPAGGLELIGDEVYGPKDTDMTAQLTKLKGANPDAIICWGTNPGPAVVAKNRVQLGITTPLYMSHGVASKKFIELAGEAAEGLLLPAGKLTVADQLPEADPQKALLLAYSKAYEDRFKAPASAFGGYGYDALMLVAEAIKAGGDASPAAIRDNLEKIAGFPGITGVFKFTPTDHNGLDETAFVMVTIAGGDFKLLPQEQ from the coding sequence ATGCGCCTGCTGTCCCAGACAATCCTGCTCGTTGCCGCCTTGTCCGTCGCCCTGCCCGCCGCAGCGGCCGACCCCATCCGCATCGGCGCCGTGGTCTCGGCCACCGGTCCGGCGTCGTTTCTTGGCGAACCCGAAAGAAACACCCTGCAAATGCAGGCCGACGCCCTAAACGCGGCCGGGGGCCTGCTTGGCCGCCCGGTGGAAATCATCATCCTTGATGACGAGACCGACGTGAACAAGGCTGTGCTGGCGGCCGACCGGCTGCTCAAAAAGGACAACGTCGTGGCCGTGGTCGGCCCCACGGTCTCCGGCAACTCCCTGGCCGTGGCCCCCAAAATCGAAGCCGCCAAGGCCCCCATGGTGTCCATGGCCGCAGCGGAAAAAATCGTCAAGCCGGTCAATGCCTGGATCTTTAAAACCGCCCAGTCCGACCGGCTGGCTGTCGGCCGCATCCTGGCCCACGCCAAGGCCAAGGGCTACAAAAAGCTGGCCATCCTCACCGTGTCCGACGGTTACGGCCAGGCCGGACGCGAAGTGCTCAAGGAAATGGTCCCGGCCGGAGGGCTGGAGCTGATCGGCGACGAGGTCTACGGTCCCAAGGACACGGACATGACCGCCCAGCTGACCAAGCTCAAGGGCGCAAACCCCGACGCCATTATCTGTTGGGGCACCAATCCCGGACCGGCCGTGGTGGCCAAGAACCGGGTCCAGCTCGGCATCACCACTCCGCTCTATATGAGCCACGGCGTGGCCTCGAAAAAATTCATCGAACTGGCCGGCGAAGCGGCCGAAGGCCTGCTGCTCCCGGCCGGCAAACTCACCGTGGCCGATCAGCTGCCCGAGGCCGATCCCCAAAAAGCCCTGCTCCTCGCCTATTCCAAGGCCTACGAAGACCGCTTCAAGGCCCCGGCCTCGGCCTTTGGCGGCTACGGCTACGACGCGCTCATGCTGGTGGCCGAGGCCATCAAGGCCGGCGGCGACGCTTCCCCGGCCGCCATTCGCGACAACCTGGAAAAAATCGCCGGTTTCCCCGGCATCACCGGTGTTTTCAAGTTCACGCCAACCGACCACAACGGTCTTGACGAGACCGCCTTTGTCATGGTCACCATCGCCGGCGGCGATTTCAAGCTGTTGCCGCAAGAGCAATAA
- a CDS encoding Hsp20/alpha crystallin family protein: MADPSAPRPEERRLPRVKPATDIIEKEDGFYIYVDMPGVSKEHLVIDLNEDELKVSGKAEYVLPEGQKLGHVEFGGGEYFRSFTVSHIVDKERIRASLRDGVLELHLPRQEKVQPRKIVIQAG; this comes from the coding sequence ATGGCGGATCCAAGTGCACCCAGGCCTGAAGAACGCCGGCTGCCCAGAGTCAAGCCGGCCACGGACATCATCGAAAAGGAAGACGGATTTTATATTTATGTGGACATGCCGGGCGTGTCCAAGGAGCATCTGGTCATCGATCTCAACGAGGACGAGCTCAAGGTGTCGGGCAAGGCTGAGTATGTGTTGCCCGAGGGACAGAAGCTTGGCCACGTGGAATTTGGCGGCGGCGAGTATTTCCGGAGCTTCACGGTGTCCCATATCGTGGACAAGGAGCGCATTCGGGCATCGCTTCGCGACGGTGTGCTGGAACTGCATCTGCCGCGCCAGGAAAAAGTCCAACCGCGCAAGATCGTGATTCAAGCCGGCTAA
- a CDS encoding branched-chain amino acid ABC transporter permease, translating to MKRPILGQNAAQAALFFALLLAVPYGLPNEYYLSICILGSLNAVIAVGLNLLMGYAGQVSLGHAAFYGLGAYATAICTTRFGLPIPVGMAAGVTLASVVAWIVAAPTLKLKGNYLAMATLGFGIIVSIVFNEAVDLTGGPSGFVGIPRLTLLGHAFDSDRGYYNLMAAVLTLVVLLALNLMKSRTGRALRALHVSEKAASSLGVDIAAHKRFVFVLSAALAGLAGVLYAHYLSFIAPASFGFSFSVQLVVMVVLGGMASVWGSVAGAFFLTALPEALREFEDIDILVYGAILVLTIMYLPDGLAGGIKRLSRKLRRTEVDDARR from the coding sequence ATGAAGCGCCCCATCCTTGGCCAAAACGCCGCCCAGGCGGCCCTTTTTTTCGCCCTGCTCCTGGCCGTGCCCTACGGGTTGCCAAACGAATACTATTTAAGCATCTGCATCCTGGGGAGCCTTAACGCCGTCATCGCCGTGGGACTCAACCTGCTCATGGGCTATGCCGGGCAGGTGTCCCTGGGCCACGCCGCCTTCTACGGCCTCGGGGCCTACGCCACGGCTATCTGCACCACCCGCTTCGGCCTGCCCATCCCGGTCGGCATGGCCGCCGGCGTCACCCTGGCCTCGGTCGTGGCCTGGATCGTGGCCGCGCCCACGCTCAAACTCAAGGGCAACTATCTGGCCATGGCCACGCTCGGCTTTGGCATCATCGTCTCCATCGTCTTTAACGAGGCCGTGGACCTGACCGGCGGCCCGTCCGGCTTCGTCGGCATCCCCCGCCTGACCCTTTTGGGCCACGCCTTCGATTCCGATCGCGGCTACTACAATCTCATGGCCGCCGTCCTCACCCTGGTCGTACTCCTGGCCTTGAACCTCATGAAGTCGCGCACCGGCCGGGCGCTGCGCGCCCTGCACGTCAGCGAGAAGGCCGCCTCCAGCCTCGGAGTCGACATCGCCGCCCACAAGCGCTTCGTCTTCGTCCTGTCCGCCGCCCTGGCCGGGCTGGCCGGCGTGCTCTACGCCCACTACCTGAGCTTCATCGCCCCGGCCTCGTTCGGGTTTTCCTTTTCGGTCCAGCTCGTGGTCATGGTCGTTCTCGGCGGCATGGCCAGCGTCTGGGGCTCGGTGGCCGGCGCATTCTTTTTAACGGCCCTGCCGGAAGCGCTCCGGGAATTCGAAGACATCGACATCCTGGTCTACGGAGCCATCCTGGTGCTCACCATCATGTACCTGCCCGACGGGCTGGCCGGTGGCATCAAGCGCCTTTCCCGCAAGCTGCGGCGCACCGAGGTCGATGATGCCCGCCGCTAA
- the rd gene encoding rubredoxin codes for MDKYECNICGYVYDPAAGDPDNGVAPGTKFEDVPEDWVCPTCGAPKSEFSKA; via the coding sequence ATGGACAAATACGAGTGCAACATCTGCGGCTATGTGTATGATCCCGCCGCTGGCGACCCGGACAACGGCGTGGCCCCCGGCACCAAATTCGAAGACGTTCCCGAGGACTGGGTCTGCCCGACCTGCGGCGCTCCCAAGAGCGAATTCAGCAAGGCCTAA
- a CDS encoding MucR family transcriptional regulator — translation MDDHLKSALEIVKAQASVRNMTDEEISSMVRRLALGIRDICLGLDVSVGMGEAAEGMDPKKAVKEKSITCMECAKSFKVITRKHLALHGLTPEEYKAKHGYKKTMPLVCKSLQRERRKKMKDMRLWEKKGKVVA, via the coding sequence ATGGACGACCATCTTAAAAGTGCTCTTGAAATCGTGAAAGCCCAAGCGTCAGTGCGCAACATGACCGACGAGGAAATCTCCTCCATGGTGCGCCGCTTGGCCCTTGGCATCCGTGATATCTGCCTTGGCCTGGACGTGAGCGTGGGGATGGGTGAGGCGGCGGAGGGGATGGACCCCAAAAAGGCGGTCAAGGAAAAGTCCATAACCTGCATGGAGTGCGCCAAATCATTCAAGGTTATTACCCGCAAGCATCTCGCCCTCCACGGGTTGACCCCTGAAGAGTACAAGGCCAAACACGGCTATAAGAAGACCATGCCCCTGGTGTGCAAGTCCCTGCAGCGAGAACGCCGCAAAAAGATGAAGGACATGCGTTTGTGGGAGAAGAAGGGGAAAGTTGTGGCCTAA
- a CDS encoding ABC transporter substrate-binding protein produces MRIKAILLALCALCAVAGPVRAAEPIRLGAVLSVTGPASFLGEPEKNTILMEVEKINAAGGVLGRPVEVVILDDETDVNKAVLALDRLIKKENVAAILGPTTSGNSLAVMGKAAAAKVPLISCSAAEKITKPVSPYIYKVAPSDRLAVARILAHAKAKGYKKLAILSVSDGFGQAGREVLKELIPADGFELTADEVFGPKDTDMTAQLTKIQGTSPDAVICWGTNPGPAVVAKNRVQLGITTPLYMSHGVASKKFIELAGDAAEGLLLPAGKITVAGKLPDADPQKAQLVAYAQAYDAHFKAPVSTFGGHGYDSLHLAVKAIADAGSDKPEAIRDALEKIKGFPGIGGIFTFTPEDHAGLGPDAFIMLGIEKGDWVIVGQ; encoded by the coding sequence ATGCGCATCAAAGCGATCCTCCTGGCCCTTTGCGCCCTTTGTGCCGTCGCCGGCCCGGTCCGCGCCGCCGAACCCATCCGGCTTGGCGCGGTATTGTCCGTCACCGGACCGGCCTCGTTTCTCGGCGAACCCGAGAAGAACACCATCCTGATGGAAGTCGAGAAGATCAACGCCGCCGGCGGGGTGCTTGGCCGCCCGGTGGAAGTCGTCATCCTCGATGACGAGACCGACGTGAACAAGGCCGTCCTGGCCCTTGATCGCCTGATCAAAAAGGAAAACGTGGCCGCCATCCTCGGCCCCACCACCTCGGGCAACTCGCTGGCCGTCATGGGCAAGGCCGCTGCCGCCAAGGTGCCGCTTATTTCCTGCTCTGCCGCCGAAAAGATCACCAAGCCGGTAAGTCCGTATATCTACAAGGTCGCCCCGTCCGACCGCTTGGCCGTGGCCCGCATCCTGGCCCACGCCAAGGCCAAGGGATACAAGAAGCTGGCCATCCTCTCCGTGTCCGACGGCTTCGGCCAGGCCGGACGCGAGGTCCTCAAGGAACTTATTCCGGCCGACGGTTTCGAACTGACCGCTGACGAGGTGTTCGGTCCCAAGGACACGGACATGACCGCCCAGCTGACCAAAATCCAGGGCACCAGCCCCGACGCCGTCATCTGCTGGGGCACCAACCCCGGACCGGCGGTGGTGGCCAAGAACCGGGTCCAGCTTGGCATCACCACCCCGCTCTACATGAGCCATGGCGTGGCCTCGAAAAAGTTCATCGAACTGGCCGGCGACGCGGCCGAAGGCCTGCTGCTCCCGGCCGGCAAGATCACCGTGGCCGGAAAGCTCCCGGATGCCGACCCGCAAAAGGCCCAGCTCGTGGCCTATGCCCAGGCCTATGACGCGCACTTCAAGGCCCCGGTCTCGACTTTCGGCGGACACGGCTACGACTCGCTGCATCTGGCCGTCAAAGCCATTGCCGACGCCGGTTCCGACAAACCCGAAGCCATCCGCGACGCCCTGGAAAAGATCAAGGGATTCCCGGGCATCGGCGGCATCTTCACCTTTACCCCCGAGGACCATGCCGGTCTTGGTCCCGACGCCTTCATCATGCTTGGCATCGAGAAGGGCGACTGGGTCATTGTTGGTCAGTGA
- a CDS encoding PPC domain-containing DNA-binding protein yields the protein MIVSEGRLGRVFVLRLGDGDRIPDAIEDFAKTRGVSSALVAALGGLENGRLVTGPKDGTTMPPTAMLTAIDAVHEAAAVGTLFPDADGMPRLHMHAALGRAGETRTGCVRPGLDVWKILEVVVIEITGTDLARAKDPETGFELLGRKA from the coding sequence ATGATCGTTTCCGAAGGCCGGCTCGGCCGCGTGTTCGTTTTGCGCCTGGGCGACGGGGACCGCATCCCGGACGCCATCGAGGACTTCGCCAAGACCCGCGGCGTGTCCTCGGCCCTGGTGGCCGCTTTGGGCGGCCTGGAAAACGGCCGGCTGGTCACCGGTCCAAAAGACGGCACGACCATGCCGCCAACGGCCATGCTGACGGCCATCGACGCCGTGCACGAGGCCGCAGCCGTGGGCACCCTCTTTCCCGACGCCGACGGGATGCCCCGGCTGCACATGCACGCCGCCCTCGGCCGGGCCGGCGAAACCCGCACCGGCTGCGTGCGCCCGGGCCTGGATGTCTGGAAAATCCTTGAGGTGGTGGTCATCGAGATCACCGGCACGGACCTGGCCCGGGCCAAAGACCCGGAAACAGGCTTCGAACTGCTCGGCCGGAAGGCGTAG
- a CDS encoding HU family DNA-binding protein codes for MAKTDIIAKIQANAGIATKAEAGKVLDAVLSAIQESLVGGEALTLTGFGTFKVSDRAARTGRDPRTGNPIDIPASKAVRFTPGKTLKDAVK; via the coding sequence ATGGCTAAAACAGACATCATTGCCAAGATCCAGGCGAATGCCGGCATCGCCACGAAGGCCGAAGCGGGAAAAGTCCTCGACGCCGTTTTGAGCGCCATTCAGGAATCCCTGGTCGGAGGCGAAGCCTTGACCCTGACCGGTTTTGGCACCTTCAAAGTGTCGGATCGGGCGGCACGCACCGGACGTGATCCCCGGACCGGCAACCCCATTGATATCCCTGCCTCCAAAGCCGTGCGTTTCACTCCCGGCAAAACGCTTAAGGACGCTGTAAAATAG
- a CDS encoding FprA family A-type flavoprotein, whose translation MRPVEICKDVYWVGAVDWECRDFHGYMTAPTGTTYNAFLIKDEKVALFDSVKAGHGDEMLCRLAHVVKPEDVDYLIINHVEMDHSGSLPELVARTKPEKIFTSPMGERALRAHFACADWPIEVVKTGSTISLGKRTLQFLETRMLHWPDNMATFIPEDGVLISSDAFGQNWATSERFADEVDRSLLRKQLDRYFANIVLPFSPIAQKTIETIESMGLDIRYICPDHGLLFRTREDAAWVIERYKELASQKQKKKAVLVFDTMWHSTEHMAHAIASGLMEHGLTVKLMNLHVFDHSDVMEEVWDAAAVFVGSATHNNGMLPKVADMLTYMKGLKPKGKIGGAFGSYGWSGEAVKDIAGWLAEMGMEMPVDPVRLLYVPTHEQLAVCTEMGRTIGKMVADKLG comes from the coding sequence ATGCGACCCGTTGAAATATGCAAGGATGTCTACTGGGTCGGGGCTGTCGACTGGGAATGCCGTGATTTTCACGGCTACATGACCGCCCCCACCGGGACAACCTACAACGCCTTCCTGATCAAGGACGAGAAAGTCGCCCTGTTTGACTCGGTCAAAGCCGGTCACGGGGACGAAATGTTGTGTCGCCTGGCCCACGTGGTCAAGCCCGAAGACGTCGACTATCTCATCATCAACCACGTGGAAATGGACCACTCGGGCTCCCTGCCCGAACTGGTGGCCCGGACCAAACCGGAAAAAATCTTCACCTCCCCCATGGGCGAACGGGCCTTGCGCGCGCATTTTGCCTGCGCCGACTGGCCCATCGAAGTGGTCAAGACCGGTTCCACCATCTCCCTTGGCAAACGGACCCTCCAGTTCCTGGAGACCCGGATGCTCCACTGGCCCGACAACATGGCCACGTTTATCCCCGAAGACGGCGTGCTCATTTCCTCCGACGCCTTCGGCCAGAACTGGGCCACCAGCGAACGCTTTGCCGACGAAGTGGACCGCAGCCTGCTGCGCAAGCAGCTCGACCGCTACTTCGCCAACATCGTCCTGCCCTTTAGCCCCATCGCCCAGAAGACCATCGAGACCATCGAGTCCATGGGCCTGGATATCCGCTACATCTGCCCTGACCACGGCCTGTTGTTCCGTACCCGCGAAGACGCCGCCTGGGTGATCGAACGCTACAAGGAACTGGCCAGCCAGAAGCAGAAGAAGAAGGCCGTGCTGGTCTTTGACACCATGTGGCATTCCACCGAGCACATGGCCCACGCCATTGCCAGCGGACTCATGGAGCATGGCCTGACGGTCAAACTGATGAACCTGCACGTCTTTGACCATTCCGACGTCATGGAAGAGGTCTGGGACGCGGCAGCCGTCTTTGTGGGCTCGGCCACCCACAACAACGGAATGTTGCCCAAGGTGGCCGACATGCTGACCTACATGAAGGGCTTAAAGCCCAAGGGCAAAATCGGCGGGGCCTTCGGCTCCTATGGCTGGAGCGGCGAGGCCGTCAAGGACATTGCCGGCTGGCTGGCCGAGATGGGTATGGAAATGCCCGTCGATCCGGTGCGCCTGCTCTATGTGCCGACCCACGAGCAGCTGGCCGTGTGCACGGAAATGGGCCGCACCATCGGCAAGATGGTGGCCGACAAGCTCGGCTGA
- a CDS encoding branched-chain amino acid ABC transporter permease yields the protein MFAGAPQYLVSGLTQGAAYGLIGLGFTMIFNTTGIINFAQGEFVMLGGMLSVCLLGAGLPLPLAIVAACLATAAIGGLMERLTIRPLAGAPAVNAVIITIGVSILLRGGAMLAFGKDTVALPAFSGVKPILALGAAIQPQSLWVLAVTLALLAALKLFFSATIQGKAMLACACQKKAASLVGISVARMALLSFGISGLIGATAGAILAPITMTAYDVGMMLGLKGFAACILGGLGNPFGAAAGGLILGVLESFGAGYISSGYKDAFAFIVLLLLLFVKPSGLFGKAGVERV from the coding sequence ATGTTTGCCGGCGCGCCCCAATACCTTGTTTCGGGACTCACCCAGGGGGCCGCCTACGGTCTGATCGGGCTTGGGTTCACCATGATCTTCAACACCACCGGCATCATCAACTTCGCCCAGGGCGAGTTCGTGATGCTCGGCGGGATGCTCTCGGTCTGCCTCTTGGGGGCGGGGCTGCCCCTGCCCCTGGCCATAGTGGCCGCCTGCCTGGCCACGGCCGCCATCGGCGGCCTCATGGAACGCCTGACCATCCGGCCCCTGGCCGGCGCGCCGGCCGTTAACGCCGTCATCATCACCATCGGCGTCTCCATCCTGCTGCGCGGCGGAGCCATGCTGGCCTTTGGCAAGGACACCGTCGCCCTGCCGGCCTTTTCCGGGGTCAAACCCATCCTGGCCCTGGGCGCGGCCATCCAGCCCCAAAGCCTGTGGGTCCTGGCCGTGACCCTGGCCCTTTTGGCCGCGCTCAAGCTCTTTTTCTCGGCCACCATCCAGGGCAAGGCCATGCTGGCCTGCGCCTGCCAGAAGAAAGCCGCCAGTCTGGTCGGCATCTCGGTTGCCCGCATGGCCCTTTTGTCCTTTGGCATAAGCGGCCTGATCGGAGCCACGGCCGGGGCGATCCTGGCCCCCATCACCATGACCGCCTACGACGTCGGCATGATGCTTGGCCTCAAGGGCTTTGCCGCCTGCATCCTCGGGGGCCTGGGCAATCCCTTTGGCGCGGCTGCCGGCGGGCTGATCCTCGGCGTCCTGGAATCGTTTGGCGCCGGCTACATCTCCTCCGGCTACAAGGACGCCTTCGCCTTCATTGTCCTTTTGCTCCTGCTCTTCGTCAAACCGTCGGGCCTTTTTGGCAAAGCCGGGGTGGAACGGGTATGA